In the genome of Apostichopus japonicus isolate 1M-3 chromosome 15, ASM3797524v1, whole genome shotgun sequence, one region contains:
- the LOC139980608 gene encoding uncharacterized protein isoform X1, which yields MASVSIENDDESQPLVSERQTDIVSGYEINLAEELNRDTPLDEISQHTKLTGCKGSISYFDVTYTKRIRVEPLKLNNELTKYYVCIECRKEWFKRKSDNQVTCQSQYFSPQLCCLVPSDTGTLVSWKKCKNSESAMRLKAGDHVAWIRCYGIWHHGIVEYIANNTLHVIEFSKPSCCSWEVKKRKKSISSICSPMYKAYYTEGLLDQNPPDLVIVRAVSRLTEKGYKLLTNNCEHFATFCKTGVYRSDQIYQTQIGLQSLILKSLIFLIRLVFFVAVTEGIEEAHEDSDQPNNGTQVNDLSSTQVFDLHSINKFDYIGAILYILLEIIYLFIALGITWCIDTPKLYNSQMNWPRCCYGRCRKVKCSIACGKATIRMVLNTVFVIAGVVSSSVFLKAFFEGINGPWSNVIGMIKEIGLGVAGGFIGSILGFLLLTFCPFVVHCCFHRCKCCCCAFLNCCTREISDIHLNQSI from the exons ATGGCGAGTGTCAGCATTGAAAATGATGACGAGAGTCAGCCATTGGTCAGTGAACGTCAG ACCGACATCGTATCTGGCTATGAAATCAACTTG gCAGAGGAACTCAATCGGGACACTCCACTGGACGAAATCAGTCAACACACTAAATTGACTGGTTGTAAAGGTAGCATCTCTTATTTCGATGTCACCTACACAA AGAGAATTAGAGTCGAACCTCTGAAGTTAAACAATGAACTGACGAAGTACTACGTTTGTATCGAATGTAGGAAAGAGTGGTTTAAAAGGAAATCGGATAATCAAGTAACTTGTCAATCGCAATACTTCTCTCCACAACTCTGTTGTTTAGTTCCTTCTGATACAGGGACTCTTGTTAGCTGGAAAAAGTGTAAAAACAGCGAATCCGCAATGAGATTGAAAGCTGGAGACCACGTTGCGTGGATACGCTGTTACGGAATCTGGCATCACGGTATTGTAGAGTATATAGCTAACAACACCTTGCATGTAATTGAGTTCTCTAAACCTTCATGCTGCTCGTGGGAagtaaaaaagagaaagaaaagtatCTCATCTATCTGTAGTCCTATGTACAAAGCATATTACACAGAAGGATTACTCGATCAAAATCCTCCTGATTTAGTTATTGTTCGAGCAGTATCACGCTTGACAGAGAAAGGTTATAAGTTGCTTACTAACAACTGTGAACATTTCGCAACATTTTGTAAAACTGGAGTATATCGTAGCGACCAGATATATCAAACGCAAATAGGTCTCCAATCCTTGATTTTGAAATCACTCATCTTTTTGATCCGTTTGGTATTTTTTGTTGCCGTTACAGAAGGCATTGAAGAAGCGCACGAAGATAGTGATCAGCCAAACAATGGTACACAAGTAAACGACTTAAGTAGTACACAAGTATTTGACCTACATTCTATAAATAAATTCGATTATATTGGAGCTATATTGTACATTTTGCTggaaattatttatttgtttatagctTTAGGTATAACTTGGTGCATTGATACACCAAAACTGTATAATTCACAAATGAACTGGCCACGATGTTGTTACGGACGTTGTAGAAAAGTGAAGTGTTCAATTGCGTGTGGCAAAGCTACAATCAGAATGGTGTTAAACACTGTGTTTGTAATTGCGGGGGTTGTATCATCTAGCGTTTTTCTCAAAGCGTTCTTTGAAGGTATAAACGGGCCTTGGTCAAACGTGATAGGTATGATCAAAGAAATTGGATTGGGCGTTGCAGGTGGTTTCATTGGAAGTATCTTGGGCTttcttttattaacattttgccCATTTGTAGTACATTGCTGTTTCCATCGTTGCAAGTGTTGTTGCTGCGCGTTTCTTAATTGTTGTACGAGAGAAATATCGGATATTCATTTGAATCAAAGCATTTAG
- the LOC139980608 gene encoding uncharacterized protein isoform X2 — MASVSIENDDESQPLVSERQAEELNRDTPLDEISQHTKLTGCKGSISYFDVTYTKRIRVEPLKLNNELTKYYVCIECRKEWFKRKSDNQVTCQSQYFSPQLCCLVPSDTGTLVSWKKCKNSESAMRLKAGDHVAWIRCYGIWHHGIVEYIANNTLHVIEFSKPSCCSWEVKKRKKSISSICSPMYKAYYTEGLLDQNPPDLVIVRAVSRLTEKGYKLLTNNCEHFATFCKTGVYRSDQIYQTQIGLQSLILKSLIFLIRLVFFVAVTEGIEEAHEDSDQPNNGTQVNDLSSTQVFDLHSINKFDYIGAILYILLEIIYLFIALGITWCIDTPKLYNSQMNWPRCCYGRCRKVKCSIACGKATIRMVLNTVFVIAGVVSSSVFLKAFFEGINGPWSNVIGMIKEIGLGVAGGFIGSILGFLLLTFCPFVVHCCFHRCKCCCCAFLNCCTREISDIHLNQSI; from the exons ATGGCGAGTGTCAGCATTGAAAATGATGACGAGAGTCAGCCATTGGTCAGTGAACGTCAG gCAGAGGAACTCAATCGGGACACTCCACTGGACGAAATCAGTCAACACACTAAATTGACTGGTTGTAAAGGTAGCATCTCTTATTTCGATGTCACCTACACAA AGAGAATTAGAGTCGAACCTCTGAAGTTAAACAATGAACTGACGAAGTACTACGTTTGTATCGAATGTAGGAAAGAGTGGTTTAAAAGGAAATCGGATAATCAAGTAACTTGTCAATCGCAATACTTCTCTCCACAACTCTGTTGTTTAGTTCCTTCTGATACAGGGACTCTTGTTAGCTGGAAAAAGTGTAAAAACAGCGAATCCGCAATGAGATTGAAAGCTGGAGACCACGTTGCGTGGATACGCTGTTACGGAATCTGGCATCACGGTATTGTAGAGTATATAGCTAACAACACCTTGCATGTAATTGAGTTCTCTAAACCTTCATGCTGCTCGTGGGAagtaaaaaagagaaagaaaagtatCTCATCTATCTGTAGTCCTATGTACAAAGCATATTACACAGAAGGATTACTCGATCAAAATCCTCCTGATTTAGTTATTGTTCGAGCAGTATCACGCTTGACAGAGAAAGGTTATAAGTTGCTTACTAACAACTGTGAACATTTCGCAACATTTTGTAAAACTGGAGTATATCGTAGCGACCAGATATATCAAACGCAAATAGGTCTCCAATCCTTGATTTTGAAATCACTCATCTTTTTGATCCGTTTGGTATTTTTTGTTGCCGTTACAGAAGGCATTGAAGAAGCGCACGAAGATAGTGATCAGCCAAACAATGGTACACAAGTAAACGACTTAAGTAGTACACAAGTATTTGACCTACATTCTATAAATAAATTCGATTATATTGGAGCTATATTGTACATTTTGCTggaaattatttatttgtttatagctTTAGGTATAACTTGGTGCATTGATACACCAAAACTGTATAATTCACAAATGAACTGGCCACGATGTTGTTACGGACGTTGTAGAAAAGTGAAGTGTTCAATTGCGTGTGGCAAAGCTACAATCAGAATGGTGTTAAACACTGTGTTTGTAATTGCGGGGGTTGTATCATCTAGCGTTTTTCTCAAAGCGTTCTTTGAAGGTATAAACGGGCCTTGGTCAAACGTGATAGGTATGATCAAAGAAATTGGATTGGGCGTTGCAGGTGGTTTCATTGGAAGTATCTTGGGCTttcttttattaacattttgccCATTTGTAGTACATTGCTGTTTCCATCGTTGCAAGTGTTGTTGCTGCGCGTTTCTTAATTGTTGTACGAGAGAAATATCGGATATTCATTTGAATCAAAGCATTTAG
- the LOC139981166 gene encoding uncharacterized protein isoform X2, producing the protein MLRELGENASVDQMLFVHASQKLKKSPMASNSSQSEDDSPSVAEELNRDTSLDEISQHTKLTGCKGSISYFDVTYTKRMEVGPLELNNELTKYYVCIECRKEWFKRKSDNQVTCQSQYFSPQLCCLVPSDAGTLVSWKKVQNNESTTILKAGDHVAWVRSYGIWHHGIVEKIADNTLHVIEFSKPSCCSWEIKRRKKSISSICSPMYKAYYTEELLKQNPPDLVIVRAVSRLGKEGYNLFTNNCEHFATFCKTGVYRSDQIYQTQIGLQSLILKSFILLIRLIFFVAVAEGIEEAHEDSEQPNNSTQVNDLSSTQVDEPLSINTIDIIGAILYIALEIFYLFIALGITWCIDTPQLYNSQMNWPRCCYGRCRKVKCSIACGKATTRMVLHTMSVIVGVVSFSVFLKAYLEGKNGPWSNVIGMIKEIGLGVAGGFSGSILGFLLFTFCPSVHSCFHRCKCCCCASLACCTREKPDIHLNQIS; encoded by the exons ATGTTGAGGGAGTTAGGTGAAAATGCCTCAGTCGACCAAATGCTTTTTGTACATGCATCTCAGAAACTAAAAAAG AGCCCCATGGCGAGTAACAGCTCTCAAAGTGAAGACGATAGTCCGTCAGTG gCAGAGGAACTCAATCGGGATACATCACTGGACGAAATCAGTCAACACACTAAATTGACAGGTTGTAAAGGTAGCATCTCTTATTTCGATGTCACCTACACAA AGAGAATGGAAGTCGGACCTCTAGAGTTAAACAATGAACTGACGAAGTACTACGTTTGTATCGAATGCAGAAAAGAGTGGTTTAAAAGGAAATCGGATAATCAGGTAACGTGTCAATCGCAATACTTCTCTCCACAACTCTGTTGTTTGGTTCCTTCTGATGCAGGGACTCTTGTTAGCTGGAAAAAGGTTCAGAACAACGAATCCACAACGATATTGAAAGCTGGAGACCACGTTGCGTGGGTACGCTCTTACGGAATCTGGCATCACGGTATTGTAGAGAAAATAGCTGACAACACCTTGCATGTAATTGAGTTCTCTAAACCTTCATGCTGCTCGTGGGAAataaaaaggagaaagaaaagtATCTCATCTATCTGTAGTCCTATGTACAAAGCATATTACACAGAAGAATTACTCAAGCAAAATCCTCCCGATTTAGTTATTGTTCGAGCAGTATCACGCTTGGGTAAAGAAGGTTATAACTTGTTTACTAACAACTGTGAACATTTCGCAACATTTTGTAAAACTGGAGTATATCGTAGCGACCAGATATATCAAACGCAAATAGGTCTCCAGTCCTtgattttgaaatcattcatCCTTTTGATAcgtttgatattttttgttgcCGTTGCAGAAGGCATTGAAGAAGCGCACGAAGATAGTGAACAGCCAAACAATAGTACACAAGTAAACGATTTAAGTAGTACACAAGTAGATGAACCGCTTTCTATAAATACAATCGATATCATTGGAGCTATATTGTACATTGCGCTggaaattttttatttgtttatagctTTAGGTATAACTTGGTGCATTGATACACCACAACTGTATAATTCACAAATGAACTGGCCACGATGTTGTTACGGACGTTGTAGAAAAGTGAAGTGTTCAATTGCGTGTGGCAAAGCTACGACTAGAATGGTGTTACACACTATGTCTGTAATAGTGGGAGTTGTATCATTTAGCGTTTTTCTCAAAGCGTACCTAGAAGGTAAAAACGGGCCGTGGTCAAACGTGATAGGTATGATCAAAGAAATTGGATTGGGCGTTGCAGGTGGTTTCAGTGGAAGCATATTGGGCtttcttttgtttacattttgccCATCAGTACATTCCTGTTTCCATCGTTGCAAGTGTTGTTGCTGCGCGTCTCTTGCTTGTTGTACAAGAGAAAAACCGGATATTCATTTGAATCAAATCAGTTAG
- the LOC139981166 gene encoding uncharacterized protein isoform X3 gives MARRGLWSSMGSSSNQSEDDSPSLTDILSGYKIKLAEELNRDTSLDEISQHTKLTGCKGSISYFDVTYTKRMEVGPLELNNELTKYYVCIECRKEWFKRKSDNQVTCQSQYFSPQLCCLVPSDAGTLVSWKKVQNNESTTILKAGDHVAWVRSYGIWHHGIVEKIADNTLHVIEFSKPSCCSWEIKRRKKSISSICSPMYKAYYTEELLKQNPPDLVIVRAVSRLGKEGYNLFTNNCEHFATFCKTGVYRSDQIYQTQIGLQSLILKSFILLIRLIFFVAVAEGIEEAHEDSEQPNNSTQVNDLSSTQVDEPLSINTIDIIGAILYIALEIFYLFIALGITWCIDTPQLYNSQMNWPRCCYGRCRKVKCSIACGKATTRMVLHTMSVIVGVVSFSVFLKAYLEGKNGPWSNVIGMIKEIGLGVAGGFSGSILGFLLFTFCPSVHSCFHRCKCCCCASLACCTREKPDIHLNQIS, from the exons gCAGAGGAACTCAATCGGGATACATCACTGGACGAAATCAGTCAACACACTAAATTGACAGGTTGTAAAGGTAGCATCTCTTATTTCGATGTCACCTACACAA AGAGAATGGAAGTCGGACCTCTAGAGTTAAACAATGAACTGACGAAGTACTACGTTTGTATCGAATGCAGAAAAGAGTGGTTTAAAAGGAAATCGGATAATCAGGTAACGTGTCAATCGCAATACTTCTCTCCACAACTCTGTTGTTTGGTTCCTTCTGATGCAGGGACTCTTGTTAGCTGGAAAAAGGTTCAGAACAACGAATCCACAACGATATTGAAAGCTGGAGACCACGTTGCGTGGGTACGCTCTTACGGAATCTGGCATCACGGTATTGTAGAGAAAATAGCTGACAACACCTTGCATGTAATTGAGTTCTCTAAACCTTCATGCTGCTCGTGGGAAataaaaaggagaaagaaaagtATCTCATCTATCTGTAGTCCTATGTACAAAGCATATTACACAGAAGAATTACTCAAGCAAAATCCTCCCGATTTAGTTATTGTTCGAGCAGTATCACGCTTGGGTAAAGAAGGTTATAACTTGTTTACTAACAACTGTGAACATTTCGCAACATTTTGTAAAACTGGAGTATATCGTAGCGACCAGATATATCAAACGCAAATAGGTCTCCAGTCCTtgattttgaaatcattcatCCTTTTGATAcgtttgatattttttgttgcCGTTGCAGAAGGCATTGAAGAAGCGCACGAAGATAGTGAACAGCCAAACAATAGTACACAAGTAAACGATTTAAGTAGTACACAAGTAGATGAACCGCTTTCTATAAATACAATCGATATCATTGGAGCTATATTGTACATTGCGCTggaaattttttatttgtttatagctTTAGGTATAACTTGGTGCATTGATACACCACAACTGTATAATTCACAAATGAACTGGCCACGATGTTGTTACGGACGTTGTAGAAAAGTGAAGTGTTCAATTGCGTGTGGCAAAGCTACGACTAGAATGGTGTTACACACTATGTCTGTAATAGTGGGAGTTGTATCATTTAGCGTTTTTCTCAAAGCGTACCTAGAAGGTAAAAACGGGCCGTGGTCAAACGTGATAGGTATGATCAAAGAAATTGGATTGGGCGTTGCAGGTGGTTTCAGTGGAAGCATATTGGGCtttcttttgtttacattttgccCATCAGTACATTCCTGTTTCCATCGTTGCAAGTGTTGTTGCTGCGCGTCTCTTGCTTGTTGTACAAGAGAAAAACCGGATATTCATTTGAATCAAATCAGTTAG